From a single Microbacterium terrisoli genomic region:
- a CDS encoding MFS transporter, protein MTQDAAARRVGWTIAALCLGTTLNPLNSSMVAVALLALQHDFGISIGEVTWVITVFYIASTVGQPLMGRVIDAFGARRVFCGGMVVVVIAGAIAPLGLIGDSFWMVLLSRGVLAIGTSVAFPAAVALVGPLAAMASTSAPRLLARVQVANTTAAALGPVVGGVLITIAGWPAIFLVNVPLGIAALISVWVLAPRDTARTAVSGSAVLRVLDPAGVVAFAVGAVTLLLVVLGAAGPASAAAMWITLAVGIAAIAVFIWRELRARAPFIDLRMLAANRALSLSFIGFAVFSAVYYLAFFGLPQMLESFAGYSTAIVGLLMLPLSGMTIAIAPLVARAIDRRGLAPVLVATGVLLLGASALLGIGVLTTAPVWMLLMAAIMGVPYCMGSLAMTEAVRRSAPPEAVGVASGLLQSMRYIGAIIATVLLGRLLAGGVDASTWGAVVIAASAIGVGHLAVMLVAAAAVRRRAA, encoded by the coding sequence ATGACGCAGGATGCCGCAGCCCGCCGGGTCGGGTGGACCATCGCCGCGTTGTGCCTGGGCACCACGCTGAATCCGCTGAACTCGTCGATGGTCGCCGTCGCACTGCTGGCCCTGCAGCACGACTTCGGCATCTCGATCGGCGAGGTCACGTGGGTGATCACGGTGTTCTACATCGCCTCGACGGTCGGGCAGCCGCTGATGGGGCGGGTCATCGACGCGTTCGGCGCACGGCGCGTGTTCTGCGGGGGCATGGTGGTCGTGGTCATCGCCGGGGCGATCGCGCCGCTGGGCCTGATCGGCGACAGCTTCTGGATGGTGCTGCTCTCTCGCGGAGTGTTGGCCATCGGCACGTCGGTCGCCTTCCCCGCCGCCGTGGCGCTGGTCGGTCCGCTCGCGGCGATGGCGTCGACGAGCGCTCCGCGGCTGCTGGCGCGGGTGCAGGTGGCGAACACGACCGCTGCGGCGCTGGGCCCGGTGGTCGGTGGCGTGCTGATCACGATCGCGGGATGGCCGGCGATCTTCCTTGTGAACGTGCCGTTGGGGATCGCCGCGCTGATCAGCGTCTGGGTGCTCGCACCGCGCGACACCGCGCGTACGGCGGTCTCGGGGTCCGCGGTCCTGCGTGTGCTCGACCCTGCCGGGGTCGTCGCCTTCGCCGTGGGCGCGGTCACGCTGCTGCTGGTGGTGCTGGGAGCCGCCGGGCCCGCGTCGGCAGCGGCGATGTGGATCACGCTGGCCGTGGGGATCGCGGCAATCGCCGTGTTCATCTGGCGCGAACTGCGGGCGCGCGCCCCGTTCATCGATCTGCGGATGCTGGCGGCCAACCGGGCGCTGTCGCTGAGCTTCATCGGCTTCGCGGTGTTCAGCGCCGTGTATTACCTGGCCTTCTTCGGGTTGCCGCAGATGTTGGAGTCGTTCGCCGGATATTCGACAGCGATCGTCGGACTGCTGATGCTGCCGCTGTCGGGCATGACGATCGCGATCGCTCCGCTGGTCGCGCGGGCGATCGACCGCCGCGGCCTTGCGCCGGTGCTCGTGGCGACCGGCGTGCTGCTGTTGGGCGCGTCTGCGCTGCTCGGCATCGGGGTGCTCACCACCGCACCGGTGTGGATGCTGCTGATGGCCGCGATCATGGGCGTGCCGTACTGCATGGGTTCGCTTGCGATGACCGAGGCGGTACGGCGTTCGGCACCGCCCGAGGCGGTGGGGGTGGCGTCGGGCCTGTTGCAGTCGATGCGCTACATCGGCGCGATCATCGCGACGGTGCTTCTGGGGCGGCTGCTTGCCGGGGGCGTGGATGCCTCGACCTGGGGAGCGGTCGTCATCGCGGCGTCGGCGATCGGAGTGGGACACCTGGCGGTGATGCTGGTGGCGGCAGCGGCGGTGCGCCGTCGCGCCGCGTGA